Proteins from a genomic interval of Lolium perenne isolate Kyuss_39 chromosome 1, Kyuss_2.0, whole genome shotgun sequence:
- the LOC127323202 gene encoding uncharacterized protein translates to MAVARVSAGGSVVPALLVVLLVCAAAVVAGGTACDGVSCGVGTCRELPATPVPVPQSMAYVCDCEAGWARIVPALLFTPCFIPTCKSDLSCYSPTFKLPPFGSNVTLHPCLVMDCGREGTCVEEQGKPFHCQCNPGATNMLNNPSLPCTKNCAIGKDGCPVPNPPPPPPPPPPPASLTAPPDNGTDSSTSSSSKGSPTVPASPGSACLQSLLLLLASLAALYIV, encoded by the exons ATGGCCGTGGCGAGAGTTTCCGCCGGCGGCTCGGTGGTGCCCGCTCTGCTTGTGGTGCTCTTGGTCTGCGCCGCGGCCGTGGTCGCCG GAGGCACGGCGTGCGACGGGGTGAGCTGCGGCGTCGGCACGTGCAGGGAGCTGCCGGCGACGCCGGTACCGGTACCCCAAAGCATGGCCTACGTGTGCGACTGCGAAGCCGGCTGGGCACGGATCGTTCCCGCCCTGCTGTTCACTCCCTGCTTCATCCCCACCT GCAAGTCGGATCTCAGCTGCTACAGCCCTACCTTTAAGCTGCCTCCATTTGGCAGCAATGTAACACTTCACC CCTGCTTAGTCATGGATTGTGGCCGGGAAGGGACCTGCGTGGAGGAACAGGGCAAACCTTTTCATTGCCAGTGCAACCCGGGCGCAACCAATATGCTCAACAACCCTTCCCTCCCTTGCACCAAGAACT GTGCCATCGGCAAGGACGGCTGCCCGGTTCCGAAccctccaccgccaccaccgccaccgccgccgccggcgtcgtTAACGGCCCCGCCTGATAATGGCACAGATTCTTCTACTTCCTCCAGCTCCAAAGGGAGTCCAACGGTTCCAGCCTCACCAG GCTCAGCTTGCTTGCAGagtctgctgctgctgctggcctCGCTCGCCGCGCTCTACATCGTGTGA
- the LOC127327014 gene encoding uncharacterized protein, with translation MRWGSRKQQQPGTPPCAPERVTETPGRKNNGKSKAFSFSFSPLSWLAKLGAKHKVDTKRAPASTNEDGGATPAFPSRVPERACRAAEVIAPAGRPGSPRRSPVKFATRRLSVGNDNADAVAARGRHRSPADAVEQVVQRRLSVSNDSADAVAARRHCMRRRHHSIGGDHDILAPLGKLIPFSLASSPAPPPPPQTAPSDTDAGSVRLRRRSRGRRHRRSLSGGRRSSFSGRTTLRVKVRSSRRAGADLESLAVVRRTRDPQRAFRESMSEMIASSGGRPEELERLLACYLALNADEHHGCIVKVFRQVWFDFDHVNGRPAAADPAGTLRPTRAGAAVN, from the coding sequence ATGAGGTGGGGAAGCAGGAAGCAGCAGCAGCCCGGAACGCCACCGTGCGCGCCGGAGCGAGTGACTGAGACCCCCGGGCGCAAGAATAATGGCAAGAGCAaggccttctccttctccttctcgccGCTCTCGTGGCTCGCCAAGCTCGGCGCGAAGCATAAGGTTGACACCAAGCGCGCGCCGGCGTCCACGAACGAGGACGGCGGCGCCACCCCGGCGTTCCCGTCGCGCGTCCCCGAGCGCGCTTGCCGGGCAGCGGAGGTGATCGCGCCGGCGGGGCGGCCAGGCTCGCCGCGTCGCTCTCCCGTCAAGTTCGCCACGCGGCGGCTCTCTGTTGGCAACGACAACGCCGACGCCGTCGCCGCGCGCGGGCGTCATCGCTCTCCCGCTGATGCCGTTGAACAAGTCGTCCAGCGCCGGCTGTCTGTTAGCAACGACAGTGCCGACGCCGTCGCCGCGCGCAGGCACTGCATGCGCCGGCGCCACCACTCCATCGGCGGCGATCACGACATCCTGGCGCCGCTCGGCAAACTCATCCCGTTCTCCCTCGCCAGCTCCCCTGCCCCGCCTCCCCCGCCGCAGACGGCACCGTCGGACACGGACGCCGGGAGCGTACGGCTGAGGCGTCGCAGCCGTGGCCGCCGGCACCGCCGCAGCCTCAGCGGCGGCCGCCGGTCGTCGTTCTCCGGGAGGACGACGCTTAGGGTGAAGGTGCGGTCGTCGCGGCGGGCCGGGGCGGACCTGGAGAGCCTCGCCGTGGTGCGGCGGACGCGGGACCCGCAGCGGGCGTTCCGGGAGTCCATGTCGGAGATGATCGCGAGCAGCGGCGGCCGGCCGGAGGAGCTGGAGCGGCTGTTGGCGTGTTATCTCGCGCTTAACGCCGACGAGCACCACGGTTGCATCGTCAAGGTCTTCCGCCAGGTCTGGTTCGACTTCGACCACGTCAACGGTCGACCTGCCGCGGCCGACCCGGCCGGAACACTCAGGCCGACACGAGCGGGGGCGGCGGTGAATTAG